ACGCGTGTTTTCGCTGTGCCCCTGTAGGCTGAAAAAGCATGTCTACGAAGAGCCGCTTCGGCATTAGAAAGGAGTTTGAATCTTCCGCTTCATACTGTTTGAGGGTTTACAACCGTCGCACATATGTCCAAAGTGCGGGAAGAACGCACCGCAGATGAGCGAAAGCTTTTTCGTGCTGAATTTGACAAGGACAAGACGTAATTTCGGACAACTTCAGTCTTGTCTACTTAATGAAACGTCACAGTCAGGCGCGAACGCGAAGAAACACGCTACGCCCAAACGTTTGCAAGGGAACAGGCTCGCCTCCGTGAAACCCAGCGCTTAAAGCACTCTAGCAGTTGAACTATGCGTCTGTCGCTGAATCACCGCGGTGTCAAGTGCACGCCGCCTATTGCGGAGTTACATTTTTTAGTCATTTTCTCTATCTGTGCGCTTCACTGCAGCAAGAACACAGATTCCAGCGGGACAGTAACTGCTAGATAGAAACACGCTTTTGCTGCCTCAGTCTTTAATTGTGACCATGTGCggacgttctttctttctctttctttagtcCGGCAAACAGCGCTTACGAGTTCCAGACAAGTGTGCCGCTTGCGACGACAGATAATCGCAATGATAATGCATTAGTCCTTAAAATATTGTCATGTGTATCTAATCAACTGGTCTTTGACGGCTTCAGGCTGTGACGTTCAAACGATTAACACTAGTTTCTCTGTGAAATTCACCTTTTCAATTGCTTTTTGGTTAGATCAAGGGGCGGCCTGAAGCATACTTGTAAGAATTTGCGACTTCGAATACACTTAGCCATGACAACATCGCAAACTAAGGGCAAGGACTGGACCACCGTACGTACTGTGCGAGGAGTGAGTGTCAAGACAAAGAACGCACAGCCGATGACGGCAGAGAAATGGGTGGTGTGAAGCTGtgaggaaatttgcagacgcACGTTAGAATAGGCTAACGcgagacaggggtaactggaaaTCTTTAGGAGAAGCTGTCATCCTTCAGTGTACATAAATAAGCTAACGGCCATGATGAATAAGATGACCTCCTCTACGCAGTACTGTTTGCTGACTAAGTCGTATGGCTGCGCGTTTTACAATCATCGACACTTCTCCGCACTTATACTAAGTACGCTGTGGCAGCATTCGGCAACGCAGTCTTGCCTTAAGGCCATGTGATGGCTGAAAAGGCGTGTTTAAGACCTTTTTCTTGAAAAGTCACAACACTGTCCTCTCATAGTTTTCTCGAAATGAACTTGGTGATGATAAACAGGTAAGCAATTGATGCATATGCAAGGCAATAGCGTAGTTTCGGGATGTCGGCAAGATTACCGCAAATAAAAAACGCAGTACTCGAAAGTGTTAAAGGAAAGATGAGTGCATTTCAGCACGTAATTTCAGAACGTACTGGTTAAAACAGGTCTCAAGCACGTGTACTTTGTAAAATTTGTGACCTCCTTACTGCTCGGATTTAATTCCGGAAGTATAATATGCCCTGAACTCGATAAATACAAAATTAAATACTAAAATAATCTTATTGAGTTTACATAACAAGCttgggctatctgccacagataACTTTCAATAGTTCGGTTTCCACTAAAACAATCACGTCGAATAGCATATGCCCGGGATGTGAAGCACAGGTTAGTACTTGACTCCCATAACGAGTTTAAACAAAATGAACCTGCATGTTTTATATATCTTGTCATTTCGCAAGTGAATATGTCGACGGAACTTTCGTGACGTTCGATGATGGCTGAAGGGGCCATTTAAAACGCGCTTCGATATATCTGCGAGTCACCTGATAGATCGGTTAGCGTTCAGCGCAGTGAACCGTTGAACAAATATTTCGGTGGAGAGCAGCTTTCCGTTGCAGTAAAATCGCAGCACGCGAGAGTTGCCTTTACTGTTAACTTTACCGGCGTCGACTGTCGCCTGGATATCTAGCCGTCGCGTGCGAAAACtgctgctcgttttttttttttttttaatgccaaaCTTTCTATAGGCGAATTCTCCCGGGCTTTGCTGAATgtctgatgctgctgctgctgttgctgctgttttgGTGCCGAATTGCCCACAAGCAGGAAAGCACTCGCGAAGCGGATCGTCTTGAATATCGTCATTTGCGTTACGCCTGCAGATGTGCCGGCTGCCTGCTCTTTTCTCACCGAAATTACGCAATAAAGCAACAAAAGACACCTATAGGTATTTTCCGTGCTAGAAATATGCAGCTTGACGCGCCCAATTTCTTCAATAAATGGAAGCAAATTTTTTTTCCCTCCCATGGTTTGAGGAGTCCGCTCAGTAGTAATCCTGCCGAATAAGGTGACCTGGTCCAGGAAGTAGCGCACCAGGAAAACTAGGATGATCCACGAGATAGCGTGATTGTACAATCGCGATCAATtcgaaggtgatcgctcgagcggcgaccgaaaCTAGGAGTGGTGCCACGTTACGTCATCATCAGTCGAGAGGGAAACATCAGGTAGCTTCGctctcttttgctgttccctGAGCAGCTGTCACTCCCGTCTAGCAACTCACAGCTTTTCGTTATTTCTTTAcgcctccccccccaaaaaaaagaaaaagatcagGCAGCGGTGACACAGCATGTATCGTACATCTGTTACTGTGCGACTGACCGCAATCAGTTGGAAGGTTATCGTGTGAGCTTCAGCCCTTGCTAGAAGTAGCCGTTGCGCggcattttttttatcttgcggGAATGAAACTGCACTAGCTTCCGTAGCCTTCAAGCATTTCCACAGAGCGGGCACTCTTCTCACTAATGATGGTGTCAAAGTTGACATTTTCTCCTAATTCCTCGTTTGCACAGCACACTACCGCGATTATTAGCTGGGTGCGGTCAGCACATGTTAAAGCTCCGTAGGTATTCGAAATTAACGCGAAAGCAATATCTGGCTGATCGGCAGAAAAATGCGGCGACGGCGGCAGCATACagaaaaaaagtggcactgaaaaccGTCTGAAGTAGTCGGCCATAGGAATGGAAAGGGGCTTTCTTTATCCTGCTCTTAGGTGGGGTCCTATACTTCGTTAAAAGCGACAACTGCACACGTGCATTTTCGTTAGCAAAACAGTGAATCGAGGAAAAACAATGAAGTAAAGCACGATCTCTGCCACTCTAGGTAGTGGGGTACCAGAGTGGTGCAAGTGAGGCGGAGGACGGTTACCGAATACTCATAATTGGGTTTGCTTAAGTGAATTGATAAAATATCAATTACTCCTCTATGCCATGTGCAATCAACACTTTCACATTAACAGCACGAAAGCAGTGTCAAGTGCCCCCATAACTGTACCGGTACCCTCCACTACGCAATTTCTCCGTGCTTTTCTTCACCCCTTGCCCCAAGACCCGGTTCAGGAGTCCACGAAAACGAGTGGGACATCCACCGTGCCTTCTTTTTGTTGCAGCTGTGCTATTATGCTATCAAGTCTTTCACTGTTTACCACTGCCGTTCGTTTCTACTATTTGCCTGCAGTCGCAAAAGTTTCTTTTGAAGAATCAAAAGAAATAAGGCATAACATTTGTGAATATTTTATTAATTGCAAAAATTGTTATTCTCAGCCCTTTGCACTTGCCCATGACATGGAATCTAATGTCTGTTGATACTGCTCGATTCAGAAATGGGTCGACATGCCTTCAGCACTTGATAGGGTAACCTCCTTCTCTTTGCAGCTCTTCAATTCTTCTGGGCAATGATGCGTAGAGCGACTCTGCAATTGACGGGTCTTCACGAATTCAGTTCCAttctgcttccactgcttgcCACAACGTTTCAGGATTCCCTGTTTCCAGATGCACGCGAGATAGATTAGTTTTCATAAGGCCCCAAATGTTTTTCAATCATGTTAAGGTCTGGAATCCATGGTGGCCATTCCAGCTGGGCGATGACAGTGTTGTTTAGGTACTTCTGTACAACAGGTGCTTTGTGCGCGGGGCACCCGTCATGCTGAAAATAAAAGCAGCCATCTGGATAGGGTCCATTATTTGAATACGGAAGGCGAACGGTGTCCCAAATTTCTTTGTAGGCTTCAGCTGTCAGCCTTCCTGGAATGCGGTACAGCGGGCCAAGACCAGCGTAGCTCATGGCACCCCATACATTTACAGAGACACGTCCGCTGACAGCGAAGTTCCGGACATTGTTCTCGTCGTAACTGCCGGAAAGAAAAAAGTAAACTTTAAAATTACTGAAAAAGCATGCGCATGCCTGTCTTACCGGGAACCGGCGACACTCCAGACGCGAAGGCGCTGATTCAAAGAAGTGAAGCGCGTGGATTCACTACTGAATATCACTTAATGCCATTGGTGGGTTGTCCAGTTTCTGTGGCCGTTAGCGTATTCTAACAGTTTCTGAAAGTGAGCTGCTATAAGAACGGGCTTTCTTGCGGTGACATGGCTCTTCAGTTCAGCCTCATGAAGTCGCCTTCAGATAGTGGGCCGACTGACGTCAACATCGGGCTGCTCGGCAGTTTGTTTCACTGTTATGAAGGGATCTTCGACGAATGCAACAACGAGAAGGTGGTCTCCATCTTCAGTCGTTTTCCTGGGCCTGCGAGCGCTTTACGAGAAAGTAgaggaagtttttttttattgtgcctcGAGGATTAGAACCTACGATCAGCCGACTGGCAGCGCAGGATTCTACCTCTAATCCACTTTGCCTGTTCTGCAGCAGAGCAGAATACCTATCCTGGAGAGCGCACTCACGCCAGCAGCGGCCATGATTGTCTCCTCGATATaagaatttcaatacaacgaaattctTTTATAACGAAGTATTCACGTTTTTATAGCTTTTCTCCATAAAAGACAATATATTCACAATCTCAATATTATTAGGTGTGTTTCTACATCACGCTCAACATCTGTGTGCTAGATAGAGCTAGCGTCCGCTTATTCTTCGTGTTCTAGCACATCACCATCCCTGCTGCGGAGGCGGTCCTCGATTAAGTCCTCTTCTACGTGTAATGGCAATTATTGAGCAGgtctgcttcttcttccttagtCTTCTACAACCACTCGGCTTTTTATGTTTACTGGAAGGCGCTGACGTCTGTTTTGTTCGAGGAGGGCGTGAGGCACATTTTGAGGTATACCAAATACACATTTGAGAAAAGTCGATCGACTGAATGTAGCAATTATAAGCTAAATGTTTGTTTTAGCACTGGCGGGTGGCTAATTCCGGAAAGGTAAGAGGAGGAAGAAAGGCCGAGTCTTTCCACCTCACCTCTGGAACGCGCCACTGCCACAAAGGGCTACGACTAACAATAATTTTACTTCTTGATAAGAGACTGCACGTTCATGCCTGCGAAATTCCCCTGCAACAAACACCGAACGAAACCGTGAGGGTTACTGCGCATTCTATTTCGATAGCTGTCACCTCACGGGTAAGATTTCTTGCGGCAGTGGCAGCTGCATACAAATCGGGGTAAAATGCAAAGCGATCGTGCACGAACGGTCGCATGCACCATGCTGAACTGCTGATATGGTACAAAATAACTTCGAAACCATCCATTTCGGCATCTGCTCTAGCTTTCTTTTCTGCGAAGTGCGAGCTCTGAAATATTTATCGGTAGATTCTATAACTGATTTTTGTCAATAATGCCCCGCAGGAGTTTGTTGATTGTAAACACATGTGTAATAATCAATTGCAAGTTTTCTCCTCAACAAAAGCGTCAGTAGTTTAATGCCCTAATCTTGTTTTCACATGCAAAACAAGGTGCtgggggcagagagagagagcgaaagaaaaagcagtaaagagaaaggcagggaggttaaacaagCACGCCGAGGTGGCTTAGTTGCTGTGGCATGGCGGTTCTGACTTTGAGGTCACgggtttcaagtttcaagtttatttcAAGCAAGTTACAGATTAGGTGCGAACATGATCGTGGCCTCGGCGGGAGCATTCTGATGGAGACTAAATGGAAAAAcgcttgtgtgcttagatttaggtgcacgttaaggaactcgtggtggtcaaaattaatcccgattCTCCGattacggcgtgactcataatcacaTCTTTGGTTTGGCCCATAAGACCCCAAAATTTCATTTAAGTTAGCCAGATGACAACACCCGGTTCATTATCTTACACTGAAGAAGGTGAAAGGGAATAGGTAGAATATAAATGACGTATTTATCACTATGTTATAACTTGTATTTCTTCATTAATTTTCTGTTCGCTAGTCAGGTTCCTCTACACATTCCCGTATTTTTATCCATATTCACTTAATAAAAAGGACGAGAAGACAAGAGTGAGACGACTTAAGCGTCCGTTATTGCTTCGTTATAGTCGGGAATCCCTATCGACTAGCCTTATAACAGCGCTTTGAAGAGCAGGGGCGGCGGAGtaattttaatgaagagaaaggaggagaggtcggctcGGAGAGAGTGATGCTCTTTCACCTACAGTATTGAAGTGATCGTCCAAACATCGATTGAGCATTCTTTCAAGTCAGCCATGTGGAGTTTATGTTAAATATTTATTTGCTCAAGGTTTGCTTCTTTTCTGAAGTACGAATTGTCGCTCCTGCTTCTTCTCATTCAGAGGCTGAAATCTTCTAGCCGCACAGGAAGACGCCAAGCCATAAGCCACGTTGAAGAGCACGGAAAGCTGCAGTGCCCACAACAAGCACTATGGGCACGTTACTGATGTACCGGGACCTTCCCGGGGGTCCGACAAAGGTGAAGTTCGCGGACGAGATACCCCGTCACTGTTTGTGCGGTCAGTGCGGCATGATCTCGCTGTCCATGTTCCAAGATCCCGGAGGCCACATGTTTTGTGATGCCTGTCTACAAGAGCAGAGCACGAAGCATGACACGTTCGACATCTACTGCACGTACGAACGAAAGAGAATCGATATTAACGAGGTGAGGCACCGCAGTGCGCATAGCTCAACAAATGCATTTGTATCAACGTAATCACCAACAAATGGACAAAATATAGGAGGGAAATATAAAGCAGGAGACACAAGCGCCTACTTATGAGAGCGTTTCAGTTAATTACTCTCAGAGTTAATACGAAAACAGGCAGGAATGGGTAACATCGCATAATAACATTACGTGAGCTTAAGTGGTAGTCTTAGTCCCTTCTATGCCTTGGATGACCTGGGTTCGTCCACGCGTTTCTGGTCTATACAGCTAAGTATGAGCTCATATCTCCAGCAGTAATTTCAGTTTTGTGGCAATGCCGTGAAAGAGCATAGGGTAGTCTCTGTTCATTTATGCTATTGCCAGATGGCAGCTCACAATCCATGGAACGGCGCAAGCAGCAGCGAACTTATAATAACCGAGGAGGCAAAACACTTTGACAAGTGGGAATTTTTAAAGAAAGTTAGCCAATTTTTGGCATCATCCGCGATGACAGCGGCGCACGAAAGCGATTAAACGTGTCCTTATTGCTGTCGAGTCAATCTTACCCAGAGTTGGTTACCGTTCAGTGTTTATGGTTGGTGTCAAACAAATAACGTAACGCAAGAGTATGAAAATCAGCTCCACCAGCTACAAACCGGTGCGGTTGCGAAAATAATTATAAAAGAGTTATGCGAAAATTGAGTTACGTAGAGCGGGGATGTAATTGTATGTTTTGTCTAATAGGAGGAGCTGAGCAAATTTACTTTGGAGAGAAAAATCAGACAAAAGGGATGCTTTCAATACTGTCACAGTGCCAGAGTAGTTAGACAGAATGAAAGGCGCAGGACGATTTTGGTGGACTTCAATGCAGAGTGATAAGCAAGCAACATGCGGTTTTGCTGTAACAAatcaaagaatttttttttacagatgtTTGAAGCTCGCGACCTCATCACGATACTCCGCGAACAGTACGTGGACTGTCCGAATCAAGAAAATTGCAACACAAAAGTGCAACTGCAGAATCTACGTGTAAGTTTTCGTGTGATCTAGAGAGTACGATCACTGCGCATATCTTATGACACTTTGCAGAAGCTCACAGAAATACGTTGCGTGAGTAGCTACGGTGGCTCATCGTTACTTTGCTCTTTGAAACCGTATGATGGCTGCATGAATATATACTTTCGGGGAACTCTTACGATACTAGCCCGTCCACCACGGGTCGCTTACAGATTGCGGACTATCGGACGAATGACGACAAAACTTCAATGACAAGACCGTTCATTTCGATGGATTATCGCGCAAGTAATTGCGAGCGAATTCACAGATAACAAATGAAGCGTGCTAGGTCAACCACCGCTATATCCAATGGCGGGCATTCCCTGCGGGAGTTTATTGCATTTGAAATCAAAACGTTGCACGTTCAACTGACTCAGAAATATAttttctattgttttttttttaatttgagcaGCCCTAACAAGAGCGGAGACAGAAGAAAAAGGACACAACGCAGCATGTAACCTTCTATCCTTTTCGTATGAATCCTTCTATCTTCGTCGCGTATGGAGATTGTAAAATATATACGACCTGGCAGTATCTGGGCTAACGGACTTCTTTGTCGCTGCAGCAGCCGCCAAATAATTATAACCTCATACGTCAAACACAACTTGTGTtagagcacattaaaaaaagtagTTGACagaacattgaaaaaagaaacaaaacattcTTAGAAAAGACAAAGAAGCTCACCGCATAATTCTTCtgacctctcttttttttttgtctcctagGATCACTATGTTTTATGCAAGCAACGTGTTCAATGCGCCAGCTGTGACCAAAGCAGCGAGACCAAAAACTGGAAGACTCACGTCTATGCTTCCAAGTCACAACAAGACATAGCAGAAGCAGCAGAGAAATCCAGCGCCTCCGTGAAGACGGTAAAGGTACTCATGTAAAAGAAATATCATCCTGATCCATGGCGATGCATGTAATGGGAAGCAGTCAGTGTAAAGGTGGAACCACTCTGTATTATAGTAATTATGCTGCTattgaaaaaattatttttatcaGTAATTTTGCCTTTATCAGTAATATGCAATGTATTGCCTGTCCACCGAGACATGGAATCTGAAAGGTACTAAGCGAAAACATTTCAGAAGGAAACCGCAAAGACAAGCAAACTGACTACGACAACAAGTATGTTTTGAATACAAAGCGCCGGCGACTTATTGTTTTCTGTccattgcaggatgaaggccaGAAACGTCTAATTGCCCTTGGCTAGTGGTAGCTTATGTAaagttatgcctgcaaattttatGATTTCATCCCACCTCCTAATTCTGTACCGTATTCGACTGCTCTTCATTTCCCTTCGTACCCTACGTATAACCTTAATAGACAACCATTTATTTGTCCTGTGGGCAGTTGTATTTGTGTTAAAAAGCTGACCACACACGTTCTTGCGGGACTGTGTGAAGAATATGCTTCCAGAGGATATCAGTGCGTAGCAAAACACAGTAGTTTTATGCGATTGCTTCTTAAATGACTATGCTCAAGAATGGAAATCATTGCCAACAAGCATACCAGCAGTTGAAGCATGTAAAAAAGCTCGCGAACGAGCCCAGGAACGCGCAGTGGTTACGTAACGAACATTTTTAGGCTGAGCTTCAACAGATAGAGCGAGGTTTATGTAGAATGGACGACAAACATCAGCAGCTTTCATTTTAGTTGAGATTACAGCAGGAATTAATGGATAACTTACTGCGTAGAGCAGATAAGTTGTGCTGAACAGGAATTCAAGAATGGGGGGTCAAGAAAAATGCCGTAGATTATGGCAGAGACTCGTGTGTTATAAGTTTGCTGTCACAGCATGGAGTTCATTTGACCCAAGACGGGACTAAACTAGAACATTGTGAGGAATCTGTCCTGTATTGTACATGGATGACTAATTATGACAAACATGGTGATAGAACACTAGCCCTGCAGACAAGAACGTGGGACGCATGCTCGTCATTATGAGCCCCCCAGTAAATAGTAGAGTACGCGTACATCTACTCTGGAAGGCAAAGGGCTCGATTATATCCCGCTTAAGGTATAACGCCCGGTGTGCCTTCAAGCTTCGGAACGACCTCGTCATTAGCTTTTTTAAAACCATTTCATGAGGACGAAGCAAGGACTCTCGGTGTGATCTGCAGTTAACTTACTCTTGTATTCCAGCTACATCTTCTGCCTACCGATATCCTGATCCTATCAGAGCACATAAACTTGCGTCCTCATCACGTGCCGTTTGCATTCCCATGACATACATGCTGCTGCTGCGTGAGATCTTGGGGTATATCTCTTCTAACGATTTCATGATTTACCCAACCTCATGCTTTTGTTCAAGGGGAACTAGCTCATTAGATGCCCGCGTCCAGACGTCACGCCTCCATTAATTCTTCCAGGTTTGTTACCTGCGTTTATCTTTTCTCTACCCTATTGTGTGGCTGTTCTCCTCTGCTCTTCGTCTTTTAACTGGTTTAAATCTCAGGGATCTAGTGCATTCGTGCAGCTTTTTTCGTCACCTGATAATCATGTCTATTATATTCACTATCGTCTACTTACAACTCCGATCACTTGCGAGACGTGTGTGTGTCTCAAATGATCTGTGTACAAATCCAGTAGGCTTCACTCTGTGCCAACATATTTCTATTTAAAATTATTCCTCTAACGGCGTCGACTGCATGTCTCTTCCATTACCCAGCTACTCTAGTACTCCTCTATTGATCACGTCAGATGTTCAAtgctgtaaataatgtaaaggACTGCCGAACTTCCCCCTCTCTCAACCCGGACGTTAGCTTGCCTCGTTTAATTTCTAGCTTATACGACCGCATTTCTATCTCTTTACGTGACgtatcttattttattttattttttgctttttgcaACAGAACCTGACACTTCGTCTCGCAACTTGGACCCTGACAGGTCATGTCAAAAATTTGAGCAGTCGATAAGAAGTGGCAGTTCTCCGAGTGGCAGTTATCGTACCGCACCGGGAGTGTAGCATGTATTTTGTAACATTTATATCGCACATTTGCCGACAGATACTTGTTCAACGCTGCCACGTTGTCGTCACATCAGCTCTAGCCCCATGGTTTCTTCGTATACACCAGCAGTTCTAAGATGTGCGTGATCATTTTAATATTATAATTGCCGTCATTTACCCTAACGTTACTCACTTGCAGGAGAGCGGATATCAAGAGGAACAGAGCACTCCAGTCTTACGTTCTCACAATTCCGGGGCGTCTAAACCAAGCGCTACCCAAAAATATCCTGAACTTGAAAGCGCAGAAGAGTCTAAATATCTCCGTGAGGAACGTGGGCCTCCCGAATCCGATGCTGCGGCTACTGAAACACGTCATCAGGTTATGTCCGCGGCAGGCGGCCCAGCTGCTCCCATGCAGGTGTGTACAAGTTTTTGCAGCGAGGTATAAGTTTGCGCAAGTTTGTAAATAAATTCAATGTGGCTTTCGCAATGTGTTCTAGGCAAGCACGAATTGATTGCCTGGTTGGCTCGACAAACGTAATGCAACAACGCCGAAAAAACATCGGACACAAGAACGTGCAAATGACGTCACGATAAAATTCCCATCTTTGCTAGGTTGCCGCCTTAGTAGTTGGCTATTCATTGTTTGCTATCACTCCgccgctttttgcagaacacgcgaCACGATAAAAGATCAGGGTAGAATTGTGTGTACCCAGTATTTGCTGACAAGACAGGGACTCATAGAAAACGTATAGACTTGAATCGTTCCTCCATGGTCCAACAATACGAGTGGCTGGAGCAAATGTTTCGGCAAGTGTGCTTACCTTAGGTAGACCAGTAACTTATTCTCCTCCACAGCTTCACTACAGATATCTCTCCCATCAGCAAAGGGTGAGATAATGAAACGTACTCTGCTGAATAATGTAGAAATTTATTAAAGGGGGGTGGGGGCCATTCGCAACAGGTGATATGTTCAATAGGGTGGGGTGGACTGCTTCTCTGCTATGGGAATTTCTGTGACGAGCGTACCATTCTGCTCAGCAGCGCAGAAAGTTCAAGATGTTTGAAGGAGGAGCTGCGTCAAAGAGCCTG
The nucleotide sequence above comes from Dermacentor andersoni chromosome 10, qqDerAnde1_hic_scaffold, whole genome shotgun sequence. Encoded proteins:
- the LOC126544571 gene encoding uncharacterized protein isoform X7; protein product: MGTLLMYRDLPGGPTKVKFADEIPRHCLCGQCGMISLSMFQDPGGHMFCDACLQEQSTKHDTFDIYCTYERKRIDINEMFEARDLITILREQYVDCPNQENCNTKVQLQNLRDHYVLCKQRVQCASCDQSSETKNWKTHVYASKSQQDIAEAAEKSSASVKTVKESGYQEEQSTPVLRSHNSGASKPSATQKYPELESAEESKYLREERGPPESDAAATETRHQVMSAAGGPAAPMQHSEGENGGPPIMQVCEFCQRNVKQSNMPRHRENCAKAPKPCVYCEGQIHPADMPSHIQHCSSNPDNVATTSHAANDRHCVALDAVNGVEGHRQPGSTGAENQCELPAADIPMLPILDVSLGELLEWHRALEEYLVKLGVSDDMEKFRYLRLSLSSSVLNELDDMFTLPPPTLAYECVLIALFKRSKTAREGLREEFLVDEYLQELPRQLRTKIAH